From Chloroflexota bacterium, the proteins below share one genomic window:
- the ybeY gene encoding rRNA maturation RNase YbeY yields MAWDEPTETSENVEVQSDFQIDVAVDEEDLKRAAQAALTAEGYPDGEITIVLTDDARVRWLNRTYAGVDAPTDVLAFGAQEGDPSFVVPPEAGHYLGDIVISVPFAARQAAEQGNSLAAELRLLVVHGTLHLLGYDHLTEEERREMWRRQESILNALPPIS; encoded by the coding sequence ATGGCGTGGGATGAGCCTACGGAGACGTCGGAGAACGTGGAAGTCCAAAGCGACTTCCAGATAGATGTCGCCGTTGACGAGGAGGATCTGAAACGTGCTGCCCAGGCGGCGCTGACGGCCGAGGGGTACCCGGACGGCGAGATCACCATCGTGCTCACCGATGATGCTCGCGTGCGGTGGCTCAATCGGACGTATGCGGGCGTGGACGCTCCCACCGACGTGCTGGCCTTTGGCGCGCAAGAGGGGGATCCCTCCTTCGTCGTCCCACCGGAGGCCGGCCATTACCTGGGCGATATCGTGATCTCGGTGCCGTTTGCGGCGCGTCAGGCTGCCGAGCAGGGGAACTCGCTGGCAGCCGAGCTTCGTCTCCTGGTCGTCCACGGGACGCTGCATCTTCTGGGATACGACCATTTGACGGAGGAGGAACGGAGGGAGATGTGGCGGCGCCAGGAGTCCATACTCAACGCGTTACCTCCGATATCATGA
- a CDS encoding diacylglycerol kinase family protein: MSDLNRWQSFRCALSGVVHVLRTQRNAQIEIIIAAMVIAAGLWLRVSRLEWILLVVAIGIVLSAEMMNTAVEHAVDVAIRDPDPLARVAKDAAAASVLVAIAISVVIGLLIFGPRLLSVVPF, translated from the coding sequence ATGAGCGATTTGAACCGTTGGCAGAGCTTCCGCTGCGCGCTGTCCGGCGTGGTCCACGTGCTGCGCACGCAGCGGAACGCTCAAATCGAGATCATCATCGCGGCGATGGTGATCGCTGCCGGGCTGTGGCTGCGGGTGTCTCGGCTGGAGTGGATCCTGTTGGTAGTCGCCATTGGCATCGTCCTCTCGGCGGAGATGATGAACACCGCCGTGGAACACGCGGTGGATGTCGCCATCCGTGATCCGGATCCGCTGGCTCGGGTCGCGAAAGATGCCGCCGCCGCGAGCGTCCTCGTCGCCATCGCCATCTCCGTCGTGATCGGTCTCCTCATCTTTGGCCCTCGTTTGCTATCTGTGGTGCCGTTCTGA
- a CDS encoding nucleoside hydrolase, producing MTIPIILDTDIGSDVDDALALALLLSHPDVELVGVSTVYGDVACRARIAQKLLRLAGRPDVPVFPGAGQPLSLDRSVWWGGHEGEGILEGDEWHEPVRGTHAVDWLVDTIMARPGEITLVIIGPMTNIALALRREPRLARAVKAVVSMGGVARVASNALDLPVAEHNIRCDPVAARIVFEAGWVVTMIGLDVTMQAMITREDMRRVTAAGTPFHAALGRLVDRWLRFVGRDRTALHDPLAAATAMGMPFVTCQDLRVDVETEGRITDGATVVRRASAQAPANARVALAVEADAFVRYYVEQVSGFRPDA from the coding sequence ATGACGATCCCGATCATCCTGGATACCGACATCGGATCAGATGTGGACGACGCGCTGGCTCTGGCGCTCTTGTTGAGCCACCCCGACGTCGAGCTGGTGGGCGTGTCCACCGTCTATGGAGACGTCGCCTGCCGGGCACGCATCGCCCAGAAGTTGCTGCGGCTGGCTGGCCGTCCGGATGTCCCCGTCTTTCCCGGCGCGGGACAGCCTCTCTCCCTGGATCGCTCCGTCTGGTGGGGTGGCCACGAGGGCGAAGGGATCCTGGAGGGGGACGAGTGGCATGAGCCGGTTCGCGGGACCCACGCGGTGGATTGGCTGGTGGATACGATCATGGCCCGGCCGGGGGAGATCACGCTGGTCATCATCGGCCCGATGACGAATATCGCCCTGGCGTTGCGTCGCGAGCCACGGCTGGCTCGGGCGGTGAAGGCCGTGGTCAGCATGGGGGGCGTCGCTCGCGTCGCGAGCAACGCGTTGGACCTGCCCGTGGCCGAGCACAACATCCGCTGTGATCCTGTGGCCGCCCGCATCGTGTTCGAGGCGGGATGGGTGGTGACCATGATCGGGCTGGATGTGACCATGCAGGCCATGATCACGCGGGAGGACATGCGGCGGGTGACGGCGGCGGGAACACCGTTCCACGCCGCGTTGGGGCGGCTGGTCGATCGCTGGCTCCGATTCGTCGGCCGCGATCGGACGGCCCTGCACGATCCGCTGGCGGCCGCGACCGCTATGGGGATGCCATTCGTCACCTGCCAGGACCTGCGCGTGGATGTGGAGACGGAAGGGCGGATCACGGACGGCGCGACGGTTGTGCGACGCGCGTCGGCACAAGCGCCCGCTAACGCCCGGGTCGCGCTGGCTGTGGAGGCGGACGCCTTCGTGCGCTATTACGTGGAGCAGGTCAGCGGCTTTCGTCCGGATGCGTGA
- a CDS encoding prolipoprotein diacylglyceryl transferase → MLPVIQVGRVALPTQPLMLLITFYAGLWLASREVTRRGFDGETLWSAGFLGLAAGLIGGRLAYVIQHWSAYREDLGAILSLTPGTISFYSALVVGLVAALAYLARAQLIRVEVLDGIAPGAALALVLLSLSNFLSGEAFGTPSDVPWAIPLWDARRHPVQLYEALALLGVLAILWWRRERARPGWMAWALVLGYGLTRLAFEPFRAEPWIWEGGYRGFQVLGLIAALVALWEITRPSPSGEEPKITHPDESR, encoded by the coding sequence ATGTTACCTGTCATCCAGGTCGGCCGGGTGGCGCTCCCCACCCAGCCGCTGATGCTGTTGATCACCTTCTACGCCGGCCTATGGCTGGCCAGCCGGGAGGTCACCCGGCGCGGCTTCGATGGGGAGACCCTCTGGAGCGCAGGGTTCCTGGGGCTGGCAGCCGGCCTGATCGGCGGACGGCTGGCCTATGTCATCCAGCACTGGTCCGCCTATCGAGAGGACCTGGGAGCGATCCTATCGCTGACGCCGGGGACCATCTCCTTCTATTCGGCTCTGGTCGTGGGGCTGGTGGCCGCCCTTGCGTACCTCGCCCGAGCTCAATTGATCCGGGTGGAGGTGCTGGACGGGATCGCTCCCGGCGCAGCATTAGCCCTGGTACTTCTCAGCCTGAGTAACTTCCTCAGCGGGGAAGCCTTCGGGACCCCTTCCGACGTGCCGTGGGCCATCCCCCTATGGGATGCGCGCCGACATCCGGTACAGCTCTACGAGGCGCTGGCGTTGCTAGGGGTCCTGGCCATACTGTGGTGGCGACGAGAACGGGCACGCCCAGGCTGGATGGCCTGGGCGCTGGTGCTGGGCTATGGGTTAACCCGGCTGGCTTTTGAGCCGTTCCGGGCGGAGCCGTGGATCTGGGAAGGCGGCTATCGAGGCTTCCAGGTGCTGGGGCTCATCGCGGCCCTGGTGGCGCTCTGGGAGATCACCCGTCCCTCTCCCTCGGGCGAGGAGCCCAAGATCACGCATCCGGACGAAAGCCGCTGA